Part of the Herpetosiphon gulosus genome, TTGCCCGCCGGATGGCGTATCACGAAAAGGGTGCTAGTAAGGCGAGGCAACAGCACATGGTTAGAATTGTAATAACTGGCAAAACGCAGGGCGATGTAGTGCGAGCCATAACCGAGATGCGCGAGGGATTAGGGCGGCGTGTTGATTTTGGGCTACCTTTGGAAGATGAATACCAAGAATGGGCAAGCCATGGATACCAGCTCGCACAATCAGAATTTGAACAATGCCAACAATCGGGCAATTGGCCGACCATTGATTTTTATGGGAAGGTTGAATAGAGGCATGGCAATAGTTCATCATGCCTCTATTTTATCGGTTACTTCCAACGAATATCTTCTTTTGAAAATGTGGGCATTGCGCCCGCTGGCATATAAGATTTAGCCTTCTGGAAGGTCATATATAGTTGCATTGGATTGTCGGCAAATGTTAAAAATCCGTTTTCTGCATAGAATTTTTTCGCGTTTTCATCTTTTGCATCAACAACCAATGCCGCTGCTCCCACTATAGAACTTGTAAGAACAAACATTATAATCGCATCCCCCAGCAATAGACCGCCTAAGCCTTTGCCACGGTGGCTGCTATCCCTTGCCAGCCGCCCGAGCAGCAACGCAGGGAGATGGGTGTATTTAGGTAGTTTTCTTTGCATGTCTTCGGGGAACCTTGGAATTTCAACCTGATGCGCTGAAAGTGTATAGAACCCACAAATTGCCTTGTCGCCTTGCCGTGTGGCTACATAAACTTTCGATACTCGTTTACTATCATTTTGGCGTGCAAATGTTTTTAGGTAGTCATTAAGCGGCTCTGATTCGCACGAAAAAGCCGCCCGATCATGTCTTTGTTCGAGCGGCCCTATTATGTATTCGTTGCCTAGATCATTATTCGCTTCGTGCACGGATGCCTCTCACATATTGCTGGATGGTAGAGCGAAGCTTTTCAGATGGAGCGGATGGAGAATGCATCTCATTGAGCAATGATCGTGCATCTCTTACGGATAACGTTGTTTTAGATGTTTCTAGTTCAACGCGCTCTTGGACTCGGTTGGCAGGTTCCACAACGAGCCGCCGAGGGGCTGCATTGGCACTACGATTATTGCTTCTTGTTCTTTTTCGCTCATGCTCGGATGCGCGGCGATCTTCTCGCACAGGGCGTGATTTAAGGGTAATTTCCTGTCCCATAGCGTACTCCTTTACGTTTAGCTCTTGCATTCTACTATAATTTTCGCTTGAATCAATGATAAAAAGGTCATATTTCTTAGAATGAAAAACGAATAATCGCCAAAAATCGGGCGAAATTCAACCCATTTATAGGACTGATTTGGATAATAAATCGGAACCCTACATACCAAAGCATTTTGGTTCACAGACTAAAAACAGAAAATAGCGGGCGGGCGGCGCTCTGGTATTGGCTTGGTTGCTCATGCATGTATGCGAAATCATGTAACTTTATGTGTAGTTAGATCGCGATTTTATGCCCGATTCTGGTTTACAGGGTAGGTTGATCGAACCATCGCCGATCCCCTCTTTATGAGAGGGCTTGCAGCACTTCATGCATGCGCATGGGATGTAAAGCAGCGTAAAGTAAAATCCCCAAAATTAAACATCATTGCAGCTTGCCAACTAGCCCAAAATCGGGGCTTGCTCGATTGATTGAGCCAACTGGCAACAATTCAGCCAACCCAACGAGCCTAACCCAAAATCAGGCCAACCAAGCCGATGATTGAGCCAACTGGCAGTAATTCAGCCAAACAGGCGGGCTTGCTTGCCAGTATGCGAGGGGCAACGGGGCGGGGCGGGGTGCTTTCGTCGCTTAGAAGCCCGCTCACAGCGTCACTTTTTTGGGGTCAATCGGGCAAATTGCCACTAGCTGGCAACTAGCCCATTTTATTTAGTCCACTATCCCTCAAGAGCATGGAACGAATAAAAAAGGGCATAATCACTATTAGAATGTTCTGTTATACAGAATAAAGAAAAAAGGCATAGCAAAGCCATGAAATAGCAGTGCATAGGGCTGATTTATTCTGTACTGTAGACTATACTTTATGAGCAACGAATAATACAAAAATCGGGCAACGTGCAACAAAAACCGCTAAAAGCGTGAATAGAATTGACCAACGTGGTATAATTCTAAGTAGCAAATGCTTGCACAATGGTGGTTAACCTTTTGCCACTGGCAAGCCCAACGGCGCAACCGTTGGTTGTATCCCCCAATCAACCCCTAACCACACCACCAGCTAGAATCAACTAGGTACAACCATGACCCCAAACAAAAAGATCGGTATTGATCTCACCCTCGAAGGAAACGCACGGCTTGAAGGCATGACTCGAGGAATCGAGGGCATGCGCGAGCGCCTGCGCCATTTTATTCAGGATAGCGGGCAAATCCAGCGCACATGGGCGAATATTCGCGACACCATGGGCGCGGTAGCAGCCAAAGCCGCCATGGACACGGCGCAACGCTTCGCCGGACACTATGCCCAAAAATTCAGTGCTGGCACGGTCTTTAACGAGACCATGAGCGGGCAAGCTGCTTATAAGCAACGGGTGATTAGCATCGATGCAGAAGCCCGAGCCGTCAAAGCGCTGGGTGCTGAATATGCACAGTTCCGGCGGGAATATATGGCAACTCGATCAGCGTATGGCTTTAGTGGCAATCAGGTGCAGGCTTTGGCCTCAATGAATGCCCAAACGTTGGGACGTGCCAACATCAGCCAATTGCCCGATGCTATGAAGGTGCAGCAAGGCTTTGCCCGTGGTTACGGCATGGATGCTGTGGCAAGCGGGCAATTGTTCAACCAAGCAGCGCGGGCGGGCATCACCACGGGCGGCGGCGACACGAATCCCCGTGATTTTGCGGCGCTGATTGCGGATGCGGTATCACAGGGACGCATGGGCGGGCGTGAAGAAGAAGTCATGCAAAGCCTCACCACGCTCTCACAGTCAATCAATCAACAACGGGTAGACGTGGCTGGAACCTCGCAAGCGGCGAGCATGCTAGCCATGATGAATGCGACCAACATTAGGGGCTTGCAGGGCAACCAAGGCGCATCCTTGCTCGGGCAAGTAAACAGCGCCATCCAAAATCCCAACGGCGATGTGGGCAACCTGCATATGTACCAAGCCTTGACGGGCGGGCGGGGCGGTATGCGGCTCGGGCAATACGAATACCTTAAAGAGGAAGGCTTGACGGGCGTTGGCGCAACGGGTAAAACCAACTTCCAAGCCCTCATGGAGTACAACGCCCAACAATCCAAAGGCATGGATAAATACAGCGGTTTGATGCTGCAAAGTAAGAGCTTAGGCGTATCCATGCACCAAGCCGAGGCATTGACCAATACCTTTATGCAAGGCGGCAAATTCAACAGCATGGCCATGGGCAACCTACAAACCAAGCTAGGCGCAGACCTAACGAAAGTTGATCCGAGTACATGGGCTATGTTGGCTGAACTTTCCAACGGCGGCGACGTTGGCGCGATCGCCAAAGAGTTTAACCAACTCACCGACGGCAAAGTTACCGCCAGCACCACAATGGATCGCGATGCGCTGTTTAAGCAAATTGCCGACTATGGCAAGCAAAATATAGCTATGTCAGAAGGCCAGCGGCGCGAAAAAATCGACAATGATATAGCACTAGCAGCAGAAAACGCGGGCGCAAAACTCTATGAATTAGAAAAAGCATCCGACCAACTCAAGGCTAAATTTATGGAGATCGCGGGCGGTGCGCCTGGTATCGCGGGCGGGCTTTTGCCAACATTCCTAGCAAGCGCGGGCGGGTCGTTGTTGCCCGCAGCGGGTCAATGGGCATTAGGCAAAGGCGGCGGCGGGCTGCTAAGCGGGCTAAAAGGCTTGTTTGGCGGCGGTGC contains:
- a CDS encoding GNAT family N-acetyltransferase yields the protein MHEANNDLGNEYIIGPLEQRHDRAAFSCESEPLNDYLKTFARQNDSKRVSKVYVATRQGDKAICGFYTLSAHQVEIPRFPEDMQRKLPKYTHLPALLLGRLARDSSHRGKGLGGLLLGDAIIMFVLTSSIVGAAALVVDAKDENAKKFYAENGFLTFADNPMQLYMTFQKAKSYMPAGAMPTFSKEDIRWK